Part of the Hippopotamus amphibius kiboko isolate mHipAmp2 chromosome 7, mHipAmp2.hap2, whole genome shotgun sequence genome, ATTTTTACTACCTGACTGCAGAGTAATAGTCCACTTTTGATAGTCCCTTACTTGGAGACTCAACTCTTCGCTGTTTCCTGGCAGGCAAGAAATATTAGGAATGTCGGACCCCAGTGCATTATCACCTGAGGGTACAGGTTAGGGATCAGGGCTGAGGTGGGAAGATGGCACCAAAAACTGCCCTCCCTTCTATAGGTCCTGCTAGACAGCCACCATGGCCTCTCAGTTTCTCAGGCTGGAAGAAGAGTCTGGCCCAGACCCTGGGGAGCCTGAACTGGCCGTGAACCCCTTTGATgggcttcccttctcttcccactACTACAAGCTGCTTGAGCAGCGCCGATCCTTGCCTATCTGGGCTGCTCGCTTTATCTTCTTGGAGCACTTGGAGAGTAGCCCCAGTGGAGTGGTGCTGGTGTCTGGAGTGCCTGGCTCTGGCAAGAGCACCCAGGTCAGGGGAGATTCTGGGAGTGGACAAACGAAGAGGCTAGAGACCTGGCTCTTCCTGGgaatgggcgggggggggggtggattgtGGAGCTGTGTGGAGTAATAGGGGAGGTAGGCAAAGGGAGACAGGCTGGCCCCAGGGTAGCTGGTGAAGGGTCAGGGGACTCCCCAAATGAGCGATCAAATTGGCTGCAGCTCCCCCAGCACTTTTGACTGGAGTTCTACATCTTGCTGACTGGTTGTCCTTCCCTACCCTTACCCCAGATCCCACAGTGGTGTGCAGAGTTTGTGCTGGCCAAGGGTTTCCAGAAGGGCCGGGTAACTGTGACTCAGCCCTACCCTCTGGCAGCCCTGAGCTTGGCCCTGCGAGTTGCTGATGAAATGGACCTGACCCTGGGTCATGAGGTTGGATACAGCATCCCCCAAGAAGACTGCACTGGGCCTGACACCCTGCTCAGGTGTGGCCTGCTGCAGGCCTGACCCAaatctccttcccctctcccagtAGAAACAAGCCCAGTCTTCTGACATCTCACCAAACCCTCCCTCAGCCTAGCTCACCCTTTAAATCATGCGTGATGCAACTGCTGAATTGAGCCCTTTAACCCCAGCAGGGACCTCAGACATTCAACCTCACCCTCATCATGAAAGCCTCGCTCTCCTAACTGGAGTGCAGCTTGTAAACAGTGTCATCAGTGGGGTTGTAGGTCACAGGTAAAGGTCCATGGGCTCAGGAAGTCAGTCACAGGGTATTTTTCTAACCTTTACTATCAGAATCTAGGCCTCCTGGGGAGAAGCTCCTCTGGACTTCTGGGGCTGGTCAATGTCCACACTGACTCCTCTGCCCACTGCCAATGTCAACAGGTTCTGCTGGGACAGGCTGCTTCTGCAGGAGTTGGCCTCAACCAAGGGCACTGGAGCGTGGGGTGTGCTGGTGCTGGATGAGGCTCAGGAGCGGTCAGTGGCCTCAGATTTGCTCCAGGGGCTCCTGCGAGATGCCAGGCTGGGAAACCTTCCAGGGGACCCCAGAGTGGTTGTGGTTACTGACCCAGCCCTTGCACCTAAACTCCAAGCCTTCTGGGGCAATCCTCCTATTGTGCATGTACCCAGAGAGACTGGCAGGTGTCCCACTCCCATCTACAGGGACACTGTCCCTACTGATAGAGTGGAAGCTGCCTGCCAAGCTGTGCTTGAATTGTGTCAGAAGGAGGCTCCAGGAGATGTGCTAGTGTACCTGCCCAGTGAGGAGGTAAAAAATGGGATGCAAAAGGAGGTATTCATGTCTCATGTCCTCCCCTTCCTATCCCAGGGGGAATGGGAGCAATGCTTGTTAGGAACATTGGAGTTCTACTACGTACTCTCTGTTGGGGTCCTGAGGAAAAACTCTGGGGTTTCAGGGTGAAGAAGTCTACCACCCTCTTTTTGATTCCATACAATGCAGAGACTTGCGGTTCAGTGAGCTCCTGAAATTATAACACCCCAGATTTATGAGTACGTGCATTTTTTCAGAGTGAAGGGCCACAGCTTTTTATCAGTTTTTCAAAGGGGTCTGTGACCCACAAAGGTGAGAACTACTCTAACAGCCCACCCCTCTCCTCAGGAAATTTCCCTGTGCTGTGAGTCCTTGTCCAGAGAGGTGGGGTCCTTGGAGAACCAAGGGTCTCCACCACGGATACTGCCCCTTCACCCAGACCTCGGACAAACTGTTCAGGCTGTGTACGAGGACACAGAATCGAGTTCCCGAAAGGTTGTGGTCACTCACTGGCTGGCCgacttctccttctccctcccttccatccgACATGTCATTGACTCGGGACTGGAGCTTCGAAGTGTGAGTGAAAGAGAGGTGAGGGGACATTTGGGCTAAAGATAGAAATAGCCCGTTCTCATCTGTCTTGGCCTTGGTTGGGGGGCGGTGACAGGTTTACAGTCCTCAGATCCGAGCAGAATCCCAAGTGTTGAGACCAATCAGCAAGTGTCAGGCAGAAGCAAGACGACTGCGGGCAACAGGGATCCCACCAGGTAAGAGCCTTTGCCCTCGATGAGATCAAACACAAAAAGAGTCACCGACCCACGAGCGCTGAGAAATCTACAGTGGTCTTCTTTCCCAGGTCTTTCTCCCCTCAGGATCCTGTGTCTGCCTGTATCCTAAGCCCTTCCTAGAACTAGAGGCTCCCCCGCTGCCCCAACCCAGGGTGTGTGAGGAGAATCTGAGCCCCCTGATATTAATGCTGAAGAGGAGACAGATTGCAGAGCCAGGGGAGTGTCACTTCCTGGACCGGCCTGGTGAGCGCCCCTCCTGCCCAAGTCCTACTGTCCAGGCTCTGAGACCCCCTGCCCTGCGAGCCTTGTTCCCTCTCCAGCTCCAGAAGCGCTGATGCAGGCCCTGGAAGACTTAGACTATCTGGCAGCCCTGGATGATGATGGGGACCTGTCAGACCTGGGAGTTGTCCTATCCGAGTTTCCCCTGGCCCCTGAGCTGGCCAAAGCCCTGCTGGCCTCGTGCGAGTATGACTGTGTGGATGAGATGCTCACCCTGGCCGCCATGCTCACTGGTATAGATCacttctctctctggctcttAGGGCCGCTTCAGGCCTTCCCTTTTATGCTCTGGTGCTCCTAAAGCAAGCCCCTTCCCCTTTGCTCTAGTTCCCAGCCCTCACAGTGCCTGAAGACCTAGGCTTCGTCACTTATCCCTCTCCTGTCTCTCTATTGGTTCTTGCCCCTCAACATGCTTAAATCTCTGCTGTTATTACTAAAACTGCACCCCTCTTCCTCAACCCTATACTCCCCTTCAGCTATACAGAATAATCTCTATCCTGTTCAATCTAGGCTATTCCTTGTCCACTGCATTCCCGCTTCAGGCCCACCACAACACCGACACAGCCTTCTGCTCACCAGTGGCCTGCTAGAGACCTAATCTGATGAACACTTTTGAGCCCTTGTTCATGACTTTACTTGAGAACACCAACCACTCCCGCCTTGAAATTGCCCCCTCCCTAAGCCTCTGTGACCTACTCCTTGTGGTCTTCACCCTACCTCTCTGGCCATTCCCTTAATCTCTTACTTgagctcttcctcctctgcttcaTCCTCTGCTTGTCCACTCTAAGTTGGACCTCGGGGTtctatccttgcctcttttgtcttCTCATTCCCTGAACTCTCTGAGCAAGTTCATTCACACCCATGGTCTGAAATGCCACAATATCATTCTTCTGAATCTTTGATTTGTATATCTAACTCCTGATGGACATTTCTATCAGAATTGTTCGTAATACTTCAACCCAGAACTGAACTCaagcacttttgttgttgttgttattgattgTTGTTGAGCCtgagcactttttaaaaactaccccctcaccaccaccaccatcaccacaaaaGCATACCATCATCTCTGCAGCTCTACTATCATCATTCTAGACTAATCTTCCTccagattttttcatttttatctcctaattttttttaatttacctgtTCTTCTCCATACTCACAGTCAGTGCCAGTGTTAGCTCCTTATCACTGCTCAGCTGGATTCCTTTAGTAGCCTCCTAACTAGTCATGTGAACTCCTTCCAAACATGTGGACTCTCTTAAAAACTCTTCTTCATCAGCTATTCTCTACCTTCCAGACAGAATGTAAACTCATTTGCACAGCATATCCAGCCTCTCCTAACCTGGCCCGTACCTGCCTTTCCGGCTTTATCTCCTGCCACCCTGCCACACATGCCATTCCCTTCACCCATAATACTAGGTGCTTGCAGTTCTCCAAACAGGCTATTCCCACTCTCTAGAATACTCCCTCTGCCCCTATCCACTGAACTAATTCCTACTCAAACTTTAAATATTGACCCACACACCTATTGGGCTCATCAAGTTTGCTTACTTGATCTCTCCTGAGCTTCTTGAGGGCGAAgactgtttttcatttatttatctttaatgtCTAATAAAGTGCATAGCATCTAGAAGTCTTTTATAAAGTTCCCAAAGTGACATTTATACCTTTTCAATGTACTGCTATCCTTTCTCATGCCCCAAAATGAGCTTCCTCTCTTCTGCCTCCAGCTGCCCCTGGGTTTACTCGTCCTCCACTCTGTGCAGAAGAAGCTGCCCTGCGTCGGGCACTAGAACATGTGGATGGTGATCACAGCTCTTTGATCCAGGTGTATGAAGCCTTTGTACAGAGTGAGTAGTCCACTCTGCATCCTCTTACTGAATCCCAGATTTTCCAAAGAGGAAGTGGTGTGCAACCAGCCGACAGACCTGTATTCCCAGGAAAAGGAAGCCCTTTGGCCAAGTGTTGGGTTCTTTTGGGGGTCTCAAGGACTTTAGCTATAGCTGGTCCCTTTCTATTCCTAGGTGGAGCAGACAAGGCTTGGTGCCAAGCTCGGGGTCTAAACTGGGCAGCATTGTGCCAAGCCCATAAACTTCGGGGAGAACTCCTAGAACTCATGCAACAGATTGAACTTCCCTTGTCTCAACCAGCCTTTGGCTCTGAGCAGAATCGCAGAGACCTTCAAAAAGCACTGGTGTCAGGATACTTCCTTAAGGTTAGGGGAAAAAGTTGGGGTGAGGGTCATAAAAGGAGCAGAAAGTAGAAGGAACAAAGATTGGTGTATGGCCAATCTTCGGGATTGGCAATTGGAAATTGGGGTCCAGGTGGCCATTCAAAGGATTCTTTAGGACCAGAAGAAACTTTTCCTTTGAGGTTTTAGGATACAAGGGGCTATGGAAATGCCATACAGTATGGTAGTATGGTAGGGCTGTAACATCTAGAGGTATGCTTTACTTTTAATACTCTCACCACCCTTGCTAAAAATTCTTTCTCAacccccttctctttcttctgctgACTGACACTTTACTCTCACTTATTCCTTCAATACCTTTATCTTTCAATGAGGTGGCCCGAGACACAGACGGAACTGGAAATTACCTGCTCCTAACCCATAAGCATGTGGCCCAGCTGTCCCCATACTGCTGCTACCGAAGCCGCAGGGCTCCTGCCAGACCCCCGCCATGGGTGCTTTACCACAATTTCTCCATTTCCAAAGACAACTGCCTTTCCATTGTTTCTGAGATTCAACCACAGATGTGAGTTCCTTGATGCCTCTCCTACACTGCCCATTCCTCTTGCTGGGGCCAAAATTATAGCTGGGGACTTAGCCTAAAAAGAGGAGGGGGTCTTAGTGGTTTGCAGCAACACACAATTTGAGGAGACAGGGTTTGTGGAAGGGGTAGTAAGAAATTTAACAATATGCATTATAAAAGAGGATAAAGAAATCATCTAATTATGACTGTCTCTGTCAGGCTGGTGGAATTGGCCCCTCCATACTTCCTAAGTAACTTACCCCCTAGTGAGAGCAGAGACCTCCTGAATCAGCTGAGGGAAGAAATGGCAGATTCTTCAACAAGGAGTAAATCTTCCTCCACCCAAAAGCTTGGAGATGCCTGTGCCCTTCAATGACCTGCCTGCGGAGTGAAGCGGAGCTCATCTCTTCACATTAGATCTTCCCTCAGGCTAGCACCTAGGCAGCCAGCCAGATTTAGAAGCCCAAAGTTAAGGGTCAAATGTAAATACTGGAACCTGAGTCCTAAGAAATGGTGGGCTGGGAGTGGAGTGAATTGGGTAAGCCACAGTCTAAACAGGGTAGGACCCTTTCCTTagctttttttctatttattggaGAGGAACTGACATGCCCTGCATACCCCCAACTTACGCCAAACCTATCCATGTGCTTCCTTTTGGtctataaaagttctttttatgtGGTGTCAAATCTGAATTTGGTTCTGCAGCAGCATTTGCAATATCCATGAATTAGAGATGACACAATATGAAAGAATCAGGGTCAACTCCAACAGTGATATCCTCTTTCCTGCTTCCCACCTCTGGTCAAGCCTTTGTGCTATGACTGACCTAGGTGTTACTAACATGGAACAGGAGTAGTTTGACTACATTTGGCCTCTAACCCTGCCTAAAGCTTACCTCTCTCTATCACACTGCTCTTGTCtccaagggagaaagaagaatgggGGTGCTAAAAGAATGAGACAAaatcctccctttttttctcataCAACTTAAATCCTGCTCCTTCTTAAACCTCAAGGCTATTGCAGCCACACGCAAACTCTTAACTTGCCATCAACAAGCTTCTCAGTGGCTCCTGACCCACCCACAAGTTTTTCTAACAGCTTCAGGGAcatcatgtttttctctttccagctggGTACtccattcccttttctttccttggaCTATTAATTTTGATAATCGTCAATCATCTTGTGCATTGTAAATGTGTTTATAGAAACTGATGGAAAGAAACATTTAATCCTTAGAACTCTGCTTTTCTCCTCAGAGTTTCCTCCCTTGGACATTCTGTCTGTTCTCATCATGCCATGTATTTCCACCTCTATGCAGATGTCAACTGACCTCCTCCAAAAGGCACATTTCCAGAATTTATTCTCTATAGGTCTAGCACTTAGTTTTGCCTGCAGAGTTAATCTTGGTCCTGTCTTCccaattttcttttcatcatccACAACACCACTGATTTCTTGATCCTTTACATTTCCAACCTAGGAATTATCTTTGATTATTTTTAGGCCTATCACTTCCTTTATTTGCCAAATTCTGCTCACCCTAACTCCACTAGGCCCATTAACTTTGTCCATTGCTCcgccctcttccctctctgcccctgAGGGACACCAGAGCCAGATTAGTGTTCCCAGGTTTTCTCTTCCATCGAGTAAGTATCCGTCTCGCCTGCCACCCACTTGTGAGGCTCAAGTGGGAGGATGCAGACAGCAGGTTAAACACACAGACAACATAGGGTTCAGAGTCCTTAGCgattattttacagttgaaggATGAGACGCCCAGCATAGATAACCCTCTGGTTCCTGTCACAGTCAGTCAGACTCGctctccaccacctcctccataACTCCTCTGTGGTTGGCgtatcccttccttccttcacaccTTTGGTACAGACCCAGCCCGTGCAGGCTGCAGGCGCCGGATCCGAACCCGGCCTGCAAACCTGCTCCTGCCTGGCAGAACCCCAGCTCCCACCCACTCACGGAAGAATCCGGAGTCCCTCAAGAGTGCAAGCCATTGGCCGGCCAGCCCCCCTCCCCGCACCTCATTGGCTATCGTACTGCAGGTCCCGCCCCCTCAGCGCCCCGGGTTCCTGCAGCGGTGCAACAGTCTAAGTGAAAAATGGCGGGAAAGGGCGCGTTTAAGCGCTCCGGGCAATCGCGCAGCGCCGGCCTGGGAGCCGGCGGTGGCCGAGGAGCCCTCGACGCTAGCCTCAAAGCCAGCTCCTCCTCACACGCTCCACGGCTACGGAACCACGGCGTGGGCGGCCGTGCGCTCCAAGGCCCCGGGCCCGGGGCTCCACGCGGCGCCTCGGTCCGGAAAAGAGCGCTCGGCAGGTCGGGCAGGCGTTGCTCACACCACTGAGGCGAGCCCGGACACGGAAGCCACCTTGTTGTCCTCGGCCCAGGGCTGCAGGTTCTGCAGCGCGAAGAGCGAGGAGTTGTGCAGGCAGAGCGGGTCCGGGGGCAGCGGCGGCCGCAGCGGCCGCGGTAGCGCGTCCTGCTGCAGGTGCAGAAGCAGTCGGCCCGCACGGTGCCGCTCCGCCTCGCGCTCCTCGGCCGTCTGGCGCCTGGGCGGGCGGAGACGCGGGGTCAGCGAGGCCGGCCCTCGCCAGCCCCTCGCCAGCCCCGCGCCGCGCCTCACCGCCACTTGGGCCGGCCCGGTCCCTCGCCCGCCCCGCGCCTCACCGCCACTTGGTGCGCCGGTTCTGGAACCACGTCTTGACCTGCGCGTCGGTCATGCGCAGGGCCTTGGCCAGCGCCGCCCTCTCGGCCGAGGCCAGGTACTTCTGGCGCAGGAAGCGCCGCTCCAGCTCCAGCACCTGCGAGCGGGAGAAGGATGTGCGCGGCTTCTTCCGCTTTGGGGGGGTCCGGTTTTGGTAGGGGTGACCTATACGGCGCGTCCCGGAGAAGGGAGAGAGCGCCGCtacagggaggaagaaagagcaaGGCAGGTTTTTCGGGGCGGCCCTAGGTGTCACTGAGAAGAGAGCGCGGCTGCCGAGGCCGCAGAGCTCCCGCGCCCGGTCCCTACTGTGCCCCAAGCTCGACCCCGCGCCAGCAGAGGCTTTCAGACAAGAAAGGGCCTCGGAAATGGCCCTCCCCCTTGGGTGAGGGAGAGACGTCCCCCGTAACTTCACCCTGCCCTTCCCGCGGTGTGGACAGTGAACTGCAGAGGAGGGCGCGGACATCGACGGCAGCTAACCTCCCCAGCGCCTCTCAGCATCGGGACCAAGAGCTACCAGTTGAGGGAGGATCCCCTGGGATTAGGGGCGGAGGGTACGAAAGGGGACCTTGAGTTGGAGCAGAAGGGTCAAAGATGAGGAAACCGGGTTAGTGTGGGGCATGACGCTGGAGGGATCTGGCAACCTCACCCGTGAGCCGGTCCTTGGCATAGCGGCGGCCGCTGTCCATCCAAGGGAAGGTGAGTCCCGCTAGGCCCCCGGCGCCGCCCAAACCCGAGGGTCCAGGAACCGCAGGCGTGCCTCCCGCGGGCGGCTGCACTGGCAGCGGGCGGTGCGCCGGGACGCGAATCACGCCGCCCGGGCCCACACCAGAGCTGCCTGGCAGCGGGGCCAGAGAGCCCGCGGGGCCGTAGCTTGAGGCTCCGTGAAATCCACCCGAGAACGCCGCACTCTCCCCATGGCCCTGGCCCGCGCGACCCGGGCCTAGGCCGCTCCCGGGGGGCTCCGGGCAGCTCAGGATCTGATCGATGCCGAAGCTGATTGGCTCGTGGTGCGGGAGGTTGTGCGAGGCCAGCACCGCCGGTTCCATGGGTCCGGGTCAAGGAGGACCTCAGGAGGTTTGGCGGTTGGGGAGGGAGCCCCAAACAGCTCTGGGAGTCCAGCAGCGGAGCGTTTGGGGCGGTGGCCTCAGGGGCCTGCGGGGCTGGCCGCGGAGAGGCGCCGGGGCCCCCAAGACATCTTCATCCCTGTGTACTGGGAGTAACCGCGCCCGTGCCGGCCTCTGCCGGGCGTCGGCGCAGGGACTTGCATCCCGGGGGAGCGCGACCGACTAGGGCCCCAGGACCGCCCTTGCTGACTCCGAAGCGCAGATGGACGCTCGACTGCCAGGGCCTCTGCCCGAGtccggggtggggagggttggcCGGCTCTGGCTGGGGCAGTGACTGACAGATCAGCCTCGGGtgggcagtgggggctgggggtagggcaggggcggggccgggcccgtTAAAGGGGAAGAGACGCCTGTTTGCTCCAAGCGCGAGGAAGACTGGCCGGCGGGAATGGTGG contains:
- the DQX1 gene encoding ATP-dependent RNA helicase DQX1, producing MASQFLRLEEESGPDPGEPELAVNPFDGLPFSSHYYKLLEQRRSLPIWAARFIFLEHLESSPSGVVLVSGVPGSGKSTQIPQWCAEFVLAKGFQKGRVTVTQPYPLAALSLALRVADEMDLTLGHEVGYSIPQEDCTGPDTLLRFCWDRLLLQELASTKGTGAWGVLVLDEAQERSVASDLLQGLLRDARLGNLPGDPRVVVVTDPALAPKLQAFWGNPPIVHVPRETGRCPTPIYRDTVPTDRVEAACQAVLELCQKEAPGDVLVYLPSEEEISLCCESLSREVGSLENQGSPPRILPLHPDLGQTVQAVYEDTESSSRKVVVTHWLADFSFSLPSIRHVIDSGLELRSIRAESQVLRPISKCQAEARRLRATGIPPGSCVCLYPKPFLELEAPPLPQPRVCEENLSPLILMLKRRQIAEPGECHFLDRPAPEALMQALEDLDYLAALDDDGDLSDLGVVLSEFPLAPELAKALLASCEYDCVDEMLTLAAMLTAAPGFTRPPLCAEEAALRRALEHVDGDHSSLIQVYEAFVQSGADKAWCQARGLNWAALCQAHKLRGELLELMQQIELPLSQPAFGSEQNRRDLQKALVSGYFLKVARDTDGTGNYLLLTHKHVAQLSPYCCYRSRRAPARPPPWVLYHNFSISKDNCLSIVSEIQPQMLVELAPPYFLSNLPPSESRDLLNQLREEMADSSTRSKSSSTQKLGDACALQ
- the TLX2 gene encoding T-cell leukemia homeobox protein 2, yielding MEPAVLASHNLPHHEPISFGIDQILSCPEPPGSGLGPGRAGQGHGESAAFSGGFHGASSYGPAGSLAPLPGSSGVGPGGVIRVPAHRPLPVQPPAGGTPAVPGPSGLGGAGGLAGLTFPWMDSGRRYAKDRLTAALSPFSGTRRIGHPYQNRTPPKRKKPRTSFSRSQVLELERRFLRQKYLASAERAALAKALRMTDAQVKTWFQNRRTKWRRQTAEEREAERHRAGRLLLHLQQDALPRPLRPPLPPDPLCLHNSSLFALQNLQPWAEDNKVASVSGLASVV